The following are encoded in a window of Ranitomeya variabilis isolate aRanVar5 chromosome 8, aRanVar5.hap1, whole genome shotgun sequence genomic DNA:
- the LOC143787603 gene encoding uricase-like isoform X2 has translation MAQNYRRSFKDVEFVQTGYGKNAVKVLQIRRDGDRHYIREIEASVQLTLSSKKDYLEGDNSDIIPTDTIKNTIYVLAKTKGINTIEDFSLEICNHFLTSFSHVTRAKTYIEEAPWRRFKKDGVEHVHAFIYSSEGTHFCEVGQERGGQPVVYSGIKDLRILKTTQSGFEGFIKDQYTTLPEVKDRCFSTIVNCKWKFDSYKGLHFDAICGTVKEIILDKFAGPYDKGEYSPSVQKTLYDIQVLCLSSVPQIEEVEIILPNKHYFTIDMSKFGLNNKDEILLPSDKPYGNITGTVRRKASSKL, from the exons ATGGCACAGAACTACAGGAGATCGTTCAAG GACGTGGAGTTTGTGCAGACGGGTTATGGGAAGAACGCTGTGAAAGTTCTGCAGATCCGGAGAGACGGCGACAGGCATTATATCCGGGAGATCGAGGCCTCGGTGCAGCTCACCCTGAGCTCCAAGAAGGATTACCTGGAGGGAGATAACAGCGACATCATTCCCACCGATACCATCAAAAATACCATCTACGTCCTGGCCAAGACCAAAGGG ATAAACACTATTGAGGATTTCTCTCTGGAGATTTGTAATCATTTCCTCACATCCTTCAGTCATGTGACAAGAGCAAAGACCTACATTGAAGAAGCCCCCTGGAGACGCTTTAAAAAG GACGGAGTGGAGCACGTTCATGCCTTTATCTATTCCTCCGAGGGCACCCATTTCTGTGAAGTAGGACAGGAGCGAGGAG GTCAGCCCGTCGTTTACTCTGGAATTAAAGATCTGCGAATTCTGAAGACGACACAGTCCGGATTCGAAGGTTTTATAAAAGATCAATACACAACACTCCCCGAGGTGAAGGACCGCTGCTTCTCCACCATCGTCAACTGCAAATGGAAGTTCGACTCCTACAAGGGGCTCCACTTTGATGCCATCTG TGGAACCGTGAAAGAAATCATCCTTGACAAATTTGCTGGTCCGTACGACAAAGGAGAATATTCCCCCTCCGTCCAGAAGACGCTGTACGACATCCAGGTGCTGTGCCTGAGCAGCGTCCCCCAG ATTGAAGAAGTTGAGATTATTTTGCCGAACAAACATTATTTCACCATCGATATGAGCAAGTTTGGCCTGAACAACAAAGACGAG ATCCTGCTGCCTTCagataaaccctatggaaacatcACCGGCACTGTGAGGAGAAAAGCTTCATCCAAGCTGTGA
- the LOC143787603 gene encoding uricase-like isoform X1 — protein sequence MLSAAQTSGQEESAEMQRQDVEFVQTGYGKNAVKVLQIRRDGDRHYIREIEASVQLTLSSKKDYLEGDNSDIIPTDTIKNTIYVLAKTKGINTIEDFSLEICNHFLTSFSHVTRAKTYIEEAPWRRFKKDGVEHVHAFIYSSEGTHFCEVGQERGGQPVVYSGIKDLRILKTTQSGFEGFIKDQYTTLPEVKDRCFSTIVNCKWKFDSYKGLHFDAICGTVKEIILDKFAGPYDKGEYSPSVQKTLYDIQVLCLSSVPQIEEVEIILPNKHYFTIDMSKFGLNNKDEILLPSDKPYGNITGTVRRKASSKL from the exons ATGCTGAGTGCAGCACAAACATCAGGACAAGAGGAAAGCGCCGAAATGCAAAGACAG GACGTGGAGTTTGTGCAGACGGGTTATGGGAAGAACGCTGTGAAAGTTCTGCAGATCCGGAGAGACGGCGACAGGCATTATATCCGGGAGATCGAGGCCTCGGTGCAGCTCACCCTGAGCTCCAAGAAGGATTACCTGGAGGGAGATAACAGCGACATCATTCCCACCGATACCATCAAAAATACCATCTACGTCCTGGCCAAGACCAAAGGG ATAAACACTATTGAGGATTTCTCTCTGGAGATTTGTAATCATTTCCTCACATCCTTCAGTCATGTGACAAGAGCAAAGACCTACATTGAAGAAGCCCCCTGGAGACGCTTTAAAAAG GACGGAGTGGAGCACGTTCATGCCTTTATCTATTCCTCCGAGGGCACCCATTTCTGTGAAGTAGGACAGGAGCGAGGAG GTCAGCCCGTCGTTTACTCTGGAATTAAAGATCTGCGAATTCTGAAGACGACACAGTCCGGATTCGAAGGTTTTATAAAAGATCAATACACAACACTCCCCGAGGTGAAGGACCGCTGCTTCTCCACCATCGTCAACTGCAAATGGAAGTTCGACTCCTACAAGGGGCTCCACTTTGATGCCATCTG TGGAACCGTGAAAGAAATCATCCTTGACAAATTTGCTGGTCCGTACGACAAAGGAGAATATTCCCCCTCCGTCCAGAAGACGCTGTACGACATCCAGGTGCTGTGCCTGAGCAGCGTCCCCCAG ATTGAAGAAGTTGAGATTATTTTGCCGAACAAACATTATTTCACCATCGATATGAGCAAGTTTGGCCTGAACAACAAAGACGAG ATCCTGCTGCCTTCagataaaccctatggaaacatcACCGGCACTGTGAGGAGAAAAGCTTCATCCAAGCTGTGA
- the PPIL1 gene encoding peptidyl-prolyl cis-trans isomerase-like 1, translating to MAGIPPDNWRPATVSLDSSMGTITVELYWEHAPRTCRNFAELSRRGYYNGTRFHRIIKDFMVQGGDPTGTGRGGGSIYDGKHFPDELHPELKFTGAGILAMANSGPDTNGSQFFLTLAPAQWLDGKHTIFGRVCQGLGTLNRLGMVETDSQDRPRDEVKILRASAN from the coding sequence ATGGCGGGGATCCCACCGGACAATTGGCGGCCGGCCACCGTCAGCCTGGACAGCAGCATGGGCACGATCACGGTGGAGTTATACTGGGAGCACGCCCCGCGCACCTGCAGGAACTTCGCCGAGCTCTCCCGCCGCGGCTACTACAACGGCACCAGGTTCCACCGCATCATCAAGGACTTCATGGTGCAGGGCGGGGACCCCACGGGCACCGGGCGCGGCGGAGGCTCCATCTATGACGGGAAGCACTTCCCCGACGAGCTGCACCCGGAGCTGAAGTTCACCGGGGCCGGGATCCTCGCCATGGCCAACTCCGGGCCCGACACCAACGGCAGCCAGTTCTTCCTCACCCTGGCCCCGGCGCAGTGGCTGGACGGCAAGCACACGATCTTCGGGCGGGTGTGTCAGGGCCTGGGGACGCTGAACAGGCTGGGGATGGTGGAGACGGACAGCCAGGACCGGCCGCGGGACGAGGTGAAGATCCTGCGGGCCTCCGCCAACTGA